In a single window of the Salmo trutta chromosome 23, fSalTru1.1, whole genome shotgun sequence genome:
- the rilpl1 gene encoding RILP-like protein 1 isoform X4, translating into MEGFGSALEKNVADLTVMDVYDIAAVVGQEFERIIDQYGCEALSRLMPKVVRVLEILEVMVSRNSISPETEELRLELDKLRLDRMDRLEKEKKHKKELELVEDVWRGEAQDLLSQIAQLQEENKTLLTNMSIKDPMSEEDLQRHEGMSERERQVMKKLKEVVDKQRDEIRAKDRELTLKNEDVEALQQQQSRLMKINHDLRHKMSVVEAQGKALIEQKVELEAGAQARAQEMGALRQEVTRLRERLQGDTPQGIEEPPPQPPSPAQEAMCDEDTPALFQHFTKEALCDEEGGGLDQKDPNRPRFTLQELRDVLHERNELKAKVFMLQEEIAYYKSEEAEDETGPPTPSPSPEQLRARPRPNAQPESGIKRLFSFFSRDKRRNSQRNAQFEDSFSSWAGKDEVYTEQAQEALQHI; encoded by the exons ATGGAAGGGTTCGGGTCAGCGTTGGAGAAGAATGTGGCCGATTTAACGGTTATGGACGTGTATGACATAGCCGCGGTGGTGGGCCAGGAGTTTGAGCGGATCATTGATCAGTATGGATGCGAAGCTCTGTCCAGGCTCATGCCAAAAGTGGTGCGGGTGCTGGAGATCCTGGAGGTGATGGTCAGTAGGAACAGCATCAGCCCGGAGACAGAGGAGTTGAGGCTGGAGCTGGACAAACTACGCCTGGACCGGATGGACCGGCTGGAGAAAGAGAAGAAACATAAGAAG GAGCTGGAGCTGGTAGAGGATGTATGGAGAGGGGAGGCCCAGGACCTGTTGTCTCAGATCGCTCAGCTTCAGGAAGAGAACAAAACACTCCTTACTAACATGTCCATCAAAGACCCCATGAGTGAAGAGGACCTGCAGAGGCACGAAG GTATGTCGGAGCGAGAGCGTCAGGTGATGAAGAAGCTGAAGGAGGTGGTGGACAAGCAGAGAGACGAGATCCGAGCCAAAGACCGCGAGCTCACGCTCAAGAACGAGGACGTTGAGGCA CTCCAGCAGCAGCAGTCTCGTCTGATGAAGATCAACCATGACCTGCGCCACAAGATGTCCGTGGTGGAAGCTCAGGGGAAAGCACTCATCGAGCAGAAG GTGGAACTGGAGGCGGGAGCTCAGGCACGGGCACAGGAAATGGGAGCACTTCGTCAGGAAGTGACACGTTTAAGGGAGCGCCTGCAAGGAGACACGCCTCAGGGTATAGAGGAGCCTCCtccccagcccccctcccccGCACAG GAGGCGATGTGTGATGAGGACACACCTGCTCTGTTCCAACACTTTACCAAG GAGGCGCTATGTGATGAGGAGGGGGGAGGCCTGGACCAGAAGGATCCCAACAGGCCCCGGTTCACACTGCAGGAGCTGAGAGACGTTCTGCACGAGAGAAACGAGCTCAAGGCCAAAGTGTTCATGCTGCAGGAGGAGATCGCCTACTACAAAAG tgaAGAGGCGGAGGATGAGACCGGCCCCCCTACTCCTTCCCCTTCTCCCGAACAACTGAGGGCACGGCCCCGACCCAACGCACAGCCCGAGTCAGGAATCAAACGCCT gttTAGCTTCTTCTCTCGCGACAAGAGGCGGAACTCCCAGCGGAATGCACAGTTTGAAGACAGCTTCAGCTCGTGGGCGGGAAAGGATGAGGTGTACACCGAACAGGCCCAGGAGGCTTTGCAGCACATATAG
- the rilpl1 gene encoding RILP-like protein 1 isoform X3 — MEGFGSALEKNVADLTVMDVYDIAAVVGQEFERIIDQYGCEALSRLMPKVVRVLEILEVMVSRNSISPETEELRLELDKLRLDRMDRLEKEKKHKKELELVEDVWRGEAQDLLSQIAQLQEENKTLLTNMSIKDPMSEEDLQRHEGMSERERQVMKKLKEVVDKQRDEIRAKDRELTLKNEDVEALQQQQSRLMKINHDLRHKMSVVEAQGKALIEQKVELEAGAQARAQEMGALRQEVTRLRERLQGDTPQGIEEPPPQPPSPAQPGSPCSSEVGAQGVGWPEPDRHYHPELMLGGYDPAQRLPSLDDDDEDVEEEAVLLWEALCDEEGGGLDQKDPNRPRFTLQELRDVLHERNELKAKVFMLQEEIAYYKSEEAEDETGPPTPSPSPEQLRARPRPNAQPESGIKRLFSFFSRDKRRNSQRNAQFEDSFSSWAGKDEVYTEQAQEALQHI, encoded by the exons ATGGAAGGGTTCGGGTCAGCGTTGGAGAAGAATGTGGCCGATTTAACGGTTATGGACGTGTATGACATAGCCGCGGTGGTGGGCCAGGAGTTTGAGCGGATCATTGATCAGTATGGATGCGAAGCTCTGTCCAGGCTCATGCCAAAAGTGGTGCGGGTGCTGGAGATCCTGGAGGTGATGGTCAGTAGGAACAGCATCAGCCCGGAGACAGAGGAGTTGAGGCTGGAGCTGGACAAACTACGCCTGGACCGGATGGACCGGCTGGAGAAAGAGAAGAAACATAAGAAG GAGCTGGAGCTGGTAGAGGATGTATGGAGAGGGGAGGCCCAGGACCTGTTGTCTCAGATCGCTCAGCTTCAGGAAGAGAACAAAACACTCCTTACTAACATGTCCATCAAAGACCCCATGAGTGAAGAGGACCTGCAGAGGCACGAAG GTATGTCGGAGCGAGAGCGTCAGGTGATGAAGAAGCTGAAGGAGGTGGTGGACAAGCAGAGAGACGAGATCCGAGCCAAAGACCGCGAGCTCACGCTCAAGAACGAGGACGTTGAGGCA CTCCAGCAGCAGCAGTCTCGTCTGATGAAGATCAACCATGACCTGCGCCACAAGATGTCCGTGGTGGAAGCTCAGGGGAAAGCACTCATCGAGCAGAAG GTGGAACTGGAGGCGGGAGCTCAGGCACGGGCACAGGAAATGGGAGCACTTCGTCAGGAAGTGACACGTTTAAGGGAGCGCCTGCAAGGAGACACGCCTCAGGGTATAGAGGAGCCTCCtccccagcccccctcccccGCACAG CCTGGTAGCCCCTGCTCCTCAGAGGTGGGGGCTCAGGGTGTGGGCTGGCCAGAACCAGACAGACACTACCACCCTGAGCTGATGTTGGGGGGGTACGATCCTGCCCAGCGCCTCCCGTCCCTGGATGACGATGATGAGGATGTAGAGGAAGAGGCAGTGTTGCTATGG GAGGCGCTATGTGATGAGGAGGGGGGAGGCCTGGACCAGAAGGATCCCAACAGGCCCCGGTTCACACTGCAGGAGCTGAGAGACGTTCTGCACGAGAGAAACGAGCTCAAGGCCAAAGTGTTCATGCTGCAGGAGGAGATCGCCTACTACAAAAG tgaAGAGGCGGAGGATGAGACCGGCCCCCCTACTCCTTCCCCTTCTCCCGAACAACTGAGGGCACGGCCCCGACCCAACGCACAGCCCGAGTCAGGAATCAAACGCCT gttTAGCTTCTTCTCTCGCGACAAGAGGCGGAACTCCCAGCGGAATGCACAGTTTGAAGACAGCTTCAGCTCGTGGGCGGGAAAGGATGAGGTGTACACCGAACAGGCCCAGGAGGCTTTGCAGCACATATAG
- the rilpl1 gene encoding RILP-like protein 1 isoform X2, translating into MEGFGSALEKNVADLTVMDVYDIAAVVGQEFERIIDQYGCEALSRLMPKVVRVLEILEVMVSRNSISPETEELRLELDKLRLDRMDRLEKEKKHKKELELVEDVWRGEAQDLLSQIAQLQEENKTLLTNMSIKDPMSEEDLQRHEGMSERERQVMKKLKEVVDKQRDEIRAKDRELTLKNEDVEALQQQQSRLMKINHDLRHKMSVVEAQGKALIEQKVELEAGAQARAQEMGALRQEVTRLRERLQGDTPQGIEEPPPQPPSPAQPGSPCSSEVGAQGVGWPEPDRHYHPELMLGGYDPAQRLPSLDDDDEDVEEEAVLLWEAMCDEDTPALFQHFTKEALCDEEGGGLDQKDPNRPRFTLQELRDVLHERNELKAKVFMLQEEIAYYKSEEAEDETGPPTPSPSPEQLRARPRPNAQPESGIKRLIFTAIMPMVAAGLISDDPTLQPIRHLISLV; encoded by the exons ATGGAAGGGTTCGGGTCAGCGTTGGAGAAGAATGTGGCCGATTTAACGGTTATGGACGTGTATGACATAGCCGCGGTGGTGGGCCAGGAGTTTGAGCGGATCATTGATCAGTATGGATGCGAAGCTCTGTCCAGGCTCATGCCAAAAGTGGTGCGGGTGCTGGAGATCCTGGAGGTGATGGTCAGTAGGAACAGCATCAGCCCGGAGACAGAGGAGTTGAGGCTGGAGCTGGACAAACTACGCCTGGACCGGATGGACCGGCTGGAGAAAGAGAAGAAACATAAGAAG GAGCTGGAGCTGGTAGAGGATGTATGGAGAGGGGAGGCCCAGGACCTGTTGTCTCAGATCGCTCAGCTTCAGGAAGAGAACAAAACACTCCTTACTAACATGTCCATCAAAGACCCCATGAGTGAAGAGGACCTGCAGAGGCACGAAG GTATGTCGGAGCGAGAGCGTCAGGTGATGAAGAAGCTGAAGGAGGTGGTGGACAAGCAGAGAGACGAGATCCGAGCCAAAGACCGCGAGCTCACGCTCAAGAACGAGGACGTTGAGGCA CTCCAGCAGCAGCAGTCTCGTCTGATGAAGATCAACCATGACCTGCGCCACAAGATGTCCGTGGTGGAAGCTCAGGGGAAAGCACTCATCGAGCAGAAG GTGGAACTGGAGGCGGGAGCTCAGGCACGGGCACAGGAAATGGGAGCACTTCGTCAGGAAGTGACACGTTTAAGGGAGCGCCTGCAAGGAGACACGCCTCAGGGTATAGAGGAGCCTCCtccccagcccccctcccccGCACAG CCTGGTAGCCCCTGCTCCTCAGAGGTGGGGGCTCAGGGTGTGGGCTGGCCAGAACCAGACAGACACTACCACCCTGAGCTGATGTTGGGGGGGTACGATCCTGCCCAGCGCCTCCCGTCCCTGGATGACGATGATGAGGATGTAGAGGAAGAGGCAGTGTTGCTATGG GAGGCGATGTGTGATGAGGACACACCTGCTCTGTTCCAACACTTTACCAAG GAGGCGCTATGTGATGAGGAGGGGGGAGGCCTGGACCAGAAGGATCCCAACAGGCCCCGGTTCACACTGCAGGAGCTGAGAGACGTTCTGCACGAGAGAAACGAGCTCAAGGCCAAAGTGTTCATGCTGCAGGAGGAGATCGCCTACTACAAAAG tgaAGAGGCGGAGGATGAGACCGGCCCCCCTACTCCTTCCCCTTCTCCCGAACAACTGAGGGCACGGCCCCGACCCAACGCACAGCCCGAGTCAGGAATCAAACGCCT GATCTTCACAGCCATAATGCCGATGGTGGCAGCTGGGTTGATTTCAGATGACCCCACTTTACAGCCAATCAGACATCTCATATCCCTT gttTAG
- the rilpl1 gene encoding RILP-like protein 1 isoform X1, producing the protein MEGFGSALEKNVADLTVMDVYDIAAVVGQEFERIIDQYGCEALSRLMPKVVRVLEILEVMVSRNSISPETEELRLELDKLRLDRMDRLEKEKKHKKELELVEDVWRGEAQDLLSQIAQLQEENKTLLTNMSIKDPMSEEDLQRHEGMSERERQVMKKLKEVVDKQRDEIRAKDRELTLKNEDVEALQQQQSRLMKINHDLRHKMSVVEAQGKALIEQKVELEAGAQARAQEMGALRQEVTRLRERLQGDTPQGIEEPPPQPPSPAQPGSPCSSEVGAQGVGWPEPDRHYHPELMLGGYDPAQRLPSLDDDDEDVEEEAVLLWEAMCDEDTPALFQHFTKEALCDEEGGGLDQKDPNRPRFTLQELRDVLHERNELKAKVFMLQEEIAYYKSEEAEDETGPPTPSPSPEQLRARPRPNAQPESGIKRLFSFFSRDKRRNSQRNAQFEDSFSSWAGKDEVYTEQAQEALQHI; encoded by the exons ATGGAAGGGTTCGGGTCAGCGTTGGAGAAGAATGTGGCCGATTTAACGGTTATGGACGTGTATGACATAGCCGCGGTGGTGGGCCAGGAGTTTGAGCGGATCATTGATCAGTATGGATGCGAAGCTCTGTCCAGGCTCATGCCAAAAGTGGTGCGGGTGCTGGAGATCCTGGAGGTGATGGTCAGTAGGAACAGCATCAGCCCGGAGACAGAGGAGTTGAGGCTGGAGCTGGACAAACTACGCCTGGACCGGATGGACCGGCTGGAGAAAGAGAAGAAACATAAGAAG GAGCTGGAGCTGGTAGAGGATGTATGGAGAGGGGAGGCCCAGGACCTGTTGTCTCAGATCGCTCAGCTTCAGGAAGAGAACAAAACACTCCTTACTAACATGTCCATCAAAGACCCCATGAGTGAAGAGGACCTGCAGAGGCACGAAG GTATGTCGGAGCGAGAGCGTCAGGTGATGAAGAAGCTGAAGGAGGTGGTGGACAAGCAGAGAGACGAGATCCGAGCCAAAGACCGCGAGCTCACGCTCAAGAACGAGGACGTTGAGGCA CTCCAGCAGCAGCAGTCTCGTCTGATGAAGATCAACCATGACCTGCGCCACAAGATGTCCGTGGTGGAAGCTCAGGGGAAAGCACTCATCGAGCAGAAG GTGGAACTGGAGGCGGGAGCTCAGGCACGGGCACAGGAAATGGGAGCACTTCGTCAGGAAGTGACACGTTTAAGGGAGCGCCTGCAAGGAGACACGCCTCAGGGTATAGAGGAGCCTCCtccccagcccccctcccccGCACAG CCTGGTAGCCCCTGCTCCTCAGAGGTGGGGGCTCAGGGTGTGGGCTGGCCAGAACCAGACAGACACTACCACCCTGAGCTGATGTTGGGGGGGTACGATCCTGCCCAGCGCCTCCCGTCCCTGGATGACGATGATGAGGATGTAGAGGAAGAGGCAGTGTTGCTATGG GAGGCGATGTGTGATGAGGACACACCTGCTCTGTTCCAACACTTTACCAAG GAGGCGCTATGTGATGAGGAGGGGGGAGGCCTGGACCAGAAGGATCCCAACAGGCCCCGGTTCACACTGCAGGAGCTGAGAGACGTTCTGCACGAGAGAAACGAGCTCAAGGCCAAAGTGTTCATGCTGCAGGAGGAGATCGCCTACTACAAAAG tgaAGAGGCGGAGGATGAGACCGGCCCCCCTACTCCTTCCCCTTCTCCCGAACAACTGAGGGCACGGCCCCGACCCAACGCACAGCCCGAGTCAGGAATCAAACGCCT gttTAGCTTCTTCTCTCGCGACAAGAGGCGGAACTCCCAGCGGAATGCACAGTTTGAAGACAGCTTCAGCTCGTGGGCGGGAAAGGATGAGGTGTACACCGAACAGGCCCAGGAGGCTTTGCAGCACATATAG
- the rilpl1 gene encoding RILP-like protein 1 isoform X5 → MEGFGSALEKNVADLTVMDVYDIAAVVGQEFERIIDQYGCEALSRLMPKVVRVLEILEVMVSRNSISPETEELRLELDKLRLDRMDRLEKEKKHKKELELVEDVWRGEAQDLLSQIAQLQEENKTLLTNMSIKDPMSEEDLQRHEGMSERERQVMKKLKEVVDKQRDEIRAKDRELTLKNEDVEALQQQQSRLMKINHDLRHKMSVVEAQGKALIEQKVELEAGAQARAQEMGALRQEVTRLRERLQGDTPQGIEEPPPQPPSPAQEALCDEEGGGLDQKDPNRPRFTLQELRDVLHERNELKAKVFMLQEEIAYYKSEEAEDETGPPTPSPSPEQLRARPRPNAQPESGIKRLFSFFSRDKRRNSQRNAQFEDSFSSWAGKDEVYTEQAQEALQHI, encoded by the exons ATGGAAGGGTTCGGGTCAGCGTTGGAGAAGAATGTGGCCGATTTAACGGTTATGGACGTGTATGACATAGCCGCGGTGGTGGGCCAGGAGTTTGAGCGGATCATTGATCAGTATGGATGCGAAGCTCTGTCCAGGCTCATGCCAAAAGTGGTGCGGGTGCTGGAGATCCTGGAGGTGATGGTCAGTAGGAACAGCATCAGCCCGGAGACAGAGGAGTTGAGGCTGGAGCTGGACAAACTACGCCTGGACCGGATGGACCGGCTGGAGAAAGAGAAGAAACATAAGAAG GAGCTGGAGCTGGTAGAGGATGTATGGAGAGGGGAGGCCCAGGACCTGTTGTCTCAGATCGCTCAGCTTCAGGAAGAGAACAAAACACTCCTTACTAACATGTCCATCAAAGACCCCATGAGTGAAGAGGACCTGCAGAGGCACGAAG GTATGTCGGAGCGAGAGCGTCAGGTGATGAAGAAGCTGAAGGAGGTGGTGGACAAGCAGAGAGACGAGATCCGAGCCAAAGACCGCGAGCTCACGCTCAAGAACGAGGACGTTGAGGCA CTCCAGCAGCAGCAGTCTCGTCTGATGAAGATCAACCATGACCTGCGCCACAAGATGTCCGTGGTGGAAGCTCAGGGGAAAGCACTCATCGAGCAGAAG GTGGAACTGGAGGCGGGAGCTCAGGCACGGGCACAGGAAATGGGAGCACTTCGTCAGGAAGTGACACGTTTAAGGGAGCGCCTGCAAGGAGACACGCCTCAGGGTATAGAGGAGCCTCCtccccagcccccctcccccGCACAG GAGGCGCTATGTGATGAGGAGGGGGGAGGCCTGGACCAGAAGGATCCCAACAGGCCCCGGTTCACACTGCAGGAGCTGAGAGACGTTCTGCACGAGAGAAACGAGCTCAAGGCCAAAGTGTTCATGCTGCAGGAGGAGATCGCCTACTACAAAAG tgaAGAGGCGGAGGATGAGACCGGCCCCCCTACTCCTTCCCCTTCTCCCGAACAACTGAGGGCACGGCCCCGACCCAACGCACAGCCCGAGTCAGGAATCAAACGCCT gttTAGCTTCTTCTCTCGCGACAAGAGGCGGAACTCCCAGCGGAATGCACAGTTTGAAGACAGCTTCAGCTCGTGGGCGGGAAAGGATGAGGTGTACACCGAACAGGCCCAGGAGGCTTTGCAGCACATATAG